One window of the Acidimicrobiia bacterium genome contains the following:
- a CDS encoding type II toxin-antitoxin system Phd/YefM family antitoxin, with the protein MASESLRTVRDRFSEFIDRVHSHHERVTVTRNGTPAAVLISPEDLESLEETAAVLGDSDAVAELVDAHRAYLEGDVVRGVDAVKALRPR; encoded by the coding sequence ATGGCAAGTGAATCATTGCGAACAGTGCGAGACCGGTTCTCCGAATTCATCGATCGAGTGCACTCACACCACGAACGCGTGACTGTCACCAGGAACGGAACGCCGGCTGCCGTGCTCATCAGCCCCGAGGATCTCGAGTCGCTCGAAGAAACCGCTGCGGTGCTTGGGGACTCCGATGCAGTCGCGGAACTCGTCGACGCGCATCGTGCTTATCTCGAAGGTGATGTGGTCCGAGGTGTCGACGCGGTCAAGGCATTGCGGCCTCGGTGA
- a CDS encoding type II toxin-antitoxin system RelE/ParE family toxin, with the protein MTEPIYEIVVAAPAARVIRETLPEAVAFAVIDFITGPLRENPRRVGAALRNELGGIWSARRGTYRILYRIDVRRREVIVLRVGHRRDIYRTR; encoded by the coding sequence GTGACCGAACCGATCTATGAGATCGTCGTAGCCGCTCCTGCAGCGCGGGTGATCAGGGAGACGCTCCCGGAAGCGGTCGCGTTTGCGGTCATTGACTTCATCACCGGTCCCCTTCGTGAGAATCCGCGTCGGGTTGGCGCGGCGCTTCGCAACGAATTGGGCGGAATCTGGAGCGCTCGGCGTGGTACCTACCGCATTCTGTACCGGATTGATGTTCGCCGGCGAGAGGTCATCGTTCTCCGTGTGGGACATCGCCGCGATATCTACCGCACACGCTGA
- a CDS encoding MFS transporter, with amino-acid sequence MSTTVPNLRRVFLAVSFLRWVGPGFIVPVLVLVLTSSGLRLAEVGVVFAVYGATTVLFELPTGGLSDAIGRKPTLVTAGVLFVVFDVGVVMASSLPWFVAVAALGGAGRALSSGPLESWYVDSARAVDPTLVLRKDLSLAGVLSGVALTAGALASVVFTNLPDTLLPGFTNVQLPILGAAVADGVFLAVVLVTLHEPDRSRSTLRQVIADVPSVVRQGVRISSRTPSIRILLGTTFLVAVALVTIEVLWQPRYAEILGGPESAAQVAGFVVAVIAAASVVGSWLAQFLPKGLAHRPGVAACAVLLGGSIGLVGMARSMNPWMLGGLLFVVYVFVSLSGVLRQEMLHEWVPNEQRNTIVSVDSLAGQLGNVGASLLLIPIAGATSIAVGWILGAVAMALSAMLVAFARMPNHFGSLPHTAVGSTNQDPPDSLKYRTEEPYGVEIEPSAGADIDTRSDTP; translated from the coding sequence ATGTCCACAACGGTTCCGAACCTTCGACGCGTTTTTTTGGCCGTCAGCTTCCTCCGTTGGGTTGGGCCCGGTTTCATTGTTCCGGTACTCGTCCTCGTGCTCACTTCGAGCGGCCTCCGTCTCGCTGAGGTCGGCGTCGTCTTCGCCGTGTATGGGGCCACGACGGTCCTGTTCGAGCTGCCAACCGGAGGACTGTCCGATGCGATCGGCCGGAAGCCGACCCTCGTCACCGCCGGCGTCCTGTTCGTCGTGTTCGATGTCGGGGTTGTGATGGCGTCGTCCCTTCCATGGTTCGTGGCTGTCGCCGCCCTCGGAGGCGCGGGCCGTGCACTGTCGAGCGGGCCGCTCGAATCGTGGTATGTGGACTCCGCACGCGCCGTGGATCCGACACTGGTGCTTCGCAAGGATCTCTCCCTCGCCGGTGTGCTCAGCGGCGTCGCGCTCACAGCAGGAGCCTTGGCGAGTGTTGTGTTCACCAACCTCCCAGACACGCTGCTCCCGGGTTTCACCAATGTGCAGCTTCCGATCCTCGGAGCCGCTGTCGCCGACGGTGTCTTCCTGGCCGTGGTGCTCGTCACGCTGCATGAACCCGATAGGTCGCGTTCGACCCTTCGTCAGGTGATCGCCGATGTGCCGTCTGTGGTGAGGCAAGGAGTTCGGATATCGTCCCGCACACCGTCGATTCGGATCCTCCTCGGGACCACCTTTCTCGTCGCCGTTGCCCTTGTCACCATCGAAGTGCTCTGGCAGCCGAGGTATGCCGAGATCCTCGGTGGCCCTGAGTCTGCGGCGCAGGTTGCAGGGTTCGTCGTCGCGGTCATCGCCGCCGCAAGTGTGGTTGGTTCATGGCTTGCACAGTTCCTCCCGAAGGGCCTCGCCCATCGCCCGGGCGTAGCGGCATGCGCGGTGCTGCTCGGTGGCAGTATCGGCCTCGTCGGAATGGCCAGGTCGATGAATCCTTGGATGCTTGGCGGATTGTTGTTCGTCGTGTATGTGTTTGTGTCGCTCTCGGGAGTGCTTCGCCAGGAGATGCTGCACGAATGGGTGCCGAACGAGCAACGCAACACGATCGTGAGCGTGGACTCACTCGCCGGCCAACTCGGAAATGTGGGAGCATCACTGCTGCTGATCCCGATCGCCGGCGCGACGAGCATCGCCGTCGGCTGGATCCTTGGTGCGGTGGCCATGGCCCTGTCAGCGATGCTTGTTGCGTTCGCACGAATGCCGAACCATTTCGGTTCCTTACCCCACACTGCGGTCGGATCGACCAACCAGGACCCGCCCGATTCTCTGAAGTATCGGACCGAAGAACCGTATGGTGTCGAGATCGAACCGTCGGCTGGTGCCGACATCGACACAAGGAGCGACACACCGTGA
- a CDS encoding CDP-alcohol phosphatidyltransferase family protein has translation MNRELFNAPNTVSIIRLLCIPVFVWLIVSDNEGWAGVLLAVIGATDWVDGYLARRLNQVTEIGKLLDPIADRIAVAVAVIAGLWAGILPAWFGWALIVRELLVGLGAIYGWMHGITRLDVRWTGKVATFALYAAVSGFYIGDGFDLEWLTVCAYLVGVPGLILYYWVALWYAGDMVAARRAQPEAP, from the coding sequence TTGAATCGGGAACTGTTCAATGCTCCGAACACGGTCTCGATCATCCGACTCCTCTGCATCCCGGTATTCGTATGGCTCATCGTCTCGGACAACGAAGGCTGGGCGGGGGTACTCCTCGCGGTGATCGGAGCAACCGATTGGGTCGATGGCTACCTGGCCCGTCGATTGAATCAGGTGACCGAGATCGGGAAGCTCCTCGATCCCATCGCTGACCGCATTGCCGTTGCCGTTGCCGTGATTGCTGGGCTGTGGGCGGGGATCCTTCCAGCATGGTTCGGCTGGGCACTCATCGTCCGAGAGCTGCTGGTCGGGCTCGGGGCCATCTACGGGTGGATGCACGGCATCACGCGGCTCGATGTTCGATGGACCGGCAAGGTGGCGACCTTCGCCTTGTACGCTGCCGTGTCGGGCTTCTACATCGGGGACGGGTTCGACCTTGAGTGGCTGACGGTGTGCGCCTACCTTGTCGGTGTCCCGGGCCTCATCCTCTACTACTGGGTGGCGCTGTGGTACGCAGGCGACATGGTGGCGGCCCGACGCGCGCAGCCGGAGGCACCGTAG
- the gcvH gene encoding glycine cleavage system protein GcvH, with product MNFPDDLRYAANHEWARRDGDVVTVGISDFAQDALGDVVYVDLPQIGAKVSAGDALAEVESTKSLSDIYAPVSGTVTSVNGVLADQPELINSDPYGAGWILKIEMSDPGELEALADASTYRANLA from the coding sequence ATGAACTTCCCCGATGATCTCAGATACGCCGCGAACCACGAGTGGGCACGACGCGACGGTGATGTCGTGACGGTTGGTATCTCCGACTTCGCCCAGGACGCCCTCGGCGATGTCGTCTATGTCGACCTCCCACAGATCGGTGCGAAGGTCTCGGCGGGGGATGCCCTTGCCGAGGTCGAGTCGACCAAGTCTCTTTCGGATATCTACGCACCGGTGTCGGGAACCGTGACGAGCGTCAATGGGGTGCTTGCAGACCAGCCCGAACTCATCAACAGCGATCCGTACGGCGCAGGCTGGATTCTCAAGATCGAAATGAGCGATCCGGGCGAGCTCGAAGCGCTCGCCGATGCTTCGACCTACCGCGCCAACCTCGCATAG
- a CDS encoding FHA domain-containing protein: MSDREAPEGDGTAGHVPIDQDPTIVWKPVAGSDAASETTGSRVAGAFAWALTIENGPQAGLTYVLGPGNTVAGRGGDCAIFLADVTVSREHARFSVDANTLSVTDLGSTNGTYVNGKRYEAGRLNEGDELMIGKFHLRVSRGHG; this comes from the coding sequence ATGTCCGACAGGGAAGCTCCAGAAGGCGACGGGACCGCCGGCCATGTCCCGATCGACCAAGACCCGACGATCGTCTGGAAACCGGTCGCAGGGTCCGACGCCGCATCCGAAACCACCGGCAGCCGCGTTGCCGGCGCGTTTGCCTGGGCGTTGACCATCGAGAACGGGCCCCAAGCCGGCCTGACCTATGTGCTGGGACCCGGCAATACGGTTGCAGGCCGCGGCGGTGACTGCGCGATCTTTCTGGCGGATGTCACGGTGTCGCGCGAGCACGCTCGCTTCTCGGTAGACGCCAACACATTATCCGTCACCGATCTCGGGTCGACCAACGGTACCTATGTGAACGGCAAGCGGTACGAAGCCGGTCGGCTCAACGAGGGGGACGAGCTGATGATCGGCAAGTTCCACCTGCGGGTTTCGCGCGGACATGGCTGA
- a CDS encoding MerR family transcriptional regulator has product MAELRAVGSAPRRTHTIGEVINLLREDYPEVSVSKLRFLESKGLVSPDRSSSGYRIYTDDDVRRIRFVLSEQRDHYLPLKVIKSKLTAWEHGEESPVAPDKGAPPEAYFATSGVSLSFSEIVRSSGLSPDQAEAVIKEGILAPTTLPDGTRTFSDADLTIARAVHRLLGRGIEVRHLRGIRLAADRQTDLLGQLVAPMLRHRNPDNQRRSEEILSDTAQAASIIQETLIRSRLRKLLDH; this is encoded by the coding sequence ATGGCTGAGCTGCGGGCGGTCGGATCGGCCCCACGACGCACCCACACCATCGGCGAGGTCATCAACCTGCTCCGTGAGGACTATCCCGAAGTGTCGGTTTCGAAGCTTCGCTTTCTTGAATCCAAGGGGTTGGTGTCCCCTGATCGTTCGTCATCCGGATACCGGATCTACACCGACGACGATGTGCGACGCATTCGTTTCGTGCTCTCCGAACAACGGGATCACTATCTGCCGCTCAAGGTGATCAAATCCAAGCTCACAGCATGGGAGCATGGCGAGGAATCGCCGGTCGCGCCAGACAAGGGAGCCCCTCCAGAGGCATACTTCGCGACCTCAGGCGTGTCTCTGTCGTTTTCCGAGATTGTGCGTTCGTCCGGCTTGAGTCCCGACCAGGCCGAGGCCGTCATCAAGGAGGGAATCCTTGCTCCTACGACGCTTCCGGACGGCACACGGACCTTCTCCGACGCAGATCTCACTATTGCGAGAGCGGTGCATCGTCTCCTCGGTCGGGGGATCGAGGTTCGCCATCTGCGTGGGATCCGCCTTGCGGCCGATCGACAGACCGATCTCCTTGGCCAGCTGGTCGCTCCCATGCTCCGCCACCGGAATCCCGACAATCAGCGACGGTCCGAAGAGATCCTGTCGGACACGGCCCAGGCGGCATCGATCATCCAGGAAACGCTGATCCGCAGTAGGCTTCGCAAGCTACTCGACCACTGA
- a CDS encoding D-alanyl-D-alanine carboxypeptidase family protein produces MFALPLVSMALTASLLGPPGLPPAEPSDAPSIPTVTADRWIVYDASADVVLASWNANDRAPMASVTKVMTAIIVLENADLNTTVTVPGFATGSRGSTAGLVAGEEWTIGDLLIAMLVRSGNDAALTLAYHVGGDSVSSFVDMMNAKAVELGLRDTHFANPNGLDNEEHYSTASDLLKLIIAAQDYPDVQRIARIKLVSMPAGPNGSPRTFTNTNKLLGTYPGVVGLKTGDTPWADKVLLGVTERAGRAIYTVVMHSDDHFADTRELIDWAYNTYTIKDRWMRVFYSEEGGGGSAVTPGDLSESHERRLRAMPALDDGQWNTSSIVDLPKAEAIGRWIREAIPSVAGGE; encoded by the coding sequence ATGTTTGCACTCCCGCTCGTCTCCATGGCGCTCACCGCGTCCCTCCTCGGCCCACCCGGGCTCCCGCCGGCCGAACCGTCAGACGCGCCATCGATCCCGACGGTCACCGCCGACCGCTGGATCGTGTACGACGCGAGCGCCGATGTCGTCCTCGCCTCATGGAACGCAAACGATCGGGCACCGATGGCTTCGGTCACGAAGGTGATGACGGCGATCATCGTCCTCGAGAACGCCGACCTGAACACGACGGTCACCGTACCCGGGTTTGCCACCGGATCGAGGGGATCGACAGCAGGTCTTGTGGCAGGGGAGGAGTGGACGATCGGTGATCTGCTCATCGCGATGCTCGTACGGTCCGGCAACGATGCCGCCCTCACCCTCGCGTACCATGTCGGCGGCGATTCCGTCTCGTCGTTTGTCGACATGATGAACGCCAAGGCGGTGGAGCTCGGCTTGCGAGACACCCACTTCGCAAACCCCAACGGTCTCGACAACGAAGAGCACTACTCGACAGCGAGCGATCTGCTGAAGCTCATCATCGCCGCACAGGACTATCCCGATGTGCAGCGGATTGCACGGATCAAGCTCGTCAGCATGCCTGCCGGTCCAAACGGAAGCCCGCGTACCTTTACGAACACAAACAAGCTGCTCGGTACCTATCCGGGCGTCGTGGGGCTCAAGACCGGGGACACCCCATGGGCGGACAAGGTGCTGCTCGGTGTCACCGAACGCGCCGGCCGGGCCATCTACACCGTCGTGATGCACTCAGACGACCACTTCGCCGACACGCGAGAGCTCATCGACTGGGCCTACAACACCTACACGATCAAGGACCGGTGGATGCGCGTCTTCTACAGCGAGGAGGGAGGCGGCGGCAGCGCGGTCACTCCCGGCGACCTCTCAGAGAGCCACGAACGGCGACTTCGCGCGATGCCGGCACTCGACGACGGCCAGTGGAACACCTCATCCATTGTGGACCTGCCGAAAGCGGAAGCCATCGGACGCTGGATCCGAGAAGCGATTCCGTCCGTCGCTGGTGGAGAATGA
- the hpt gene encoding hypoxanthine phosphoribosyltransferase yields the protein MNQDFVEVIAEDTISRRVTELAADIAADHPSGDLVVVGILKGSLLFMKDLLDNLPFDSTPQFLALTRFGTEGRVSVTLDIDEAINGRDLLLVLEIVDTGLTLATIQRMLQAKDPRSVRTVALLDKAPRRIVDVPIDYRGFEVGDEYLLGYGLDWNGLFRNLRSVWAVMDMPRFLENPQAFVDTAYQTERASLDG from the coding sequence ATGAACCAAGATTTCGTTGAGGTCATCGCAGAAGACACGATCTCACGCAGAGTGACTGAGCTTGCAGCTGACATCGCAGCCGACCACCCGTCGGGAGATCTCGTCGTGGTCGGCATTCTCAAGGGCTCCTTGCTCTTCATGAAGGACCTCCTCGACAATCTTCCGTTTGATTCAACGCCCCAGTTCCTTGCGCTCACAAGGTTCGGGACCGAGGGCCGTGTGTCGGTCACCCTCGACATCGATGAGGCGATCAACGGGAGAGACCTCCTTCTCGTGCTCGAAATCGTCGACACCGGCTTGACACTTGCCACCATCCAGCGGATGCTCCAAGCGAAGGATCCACGGTCGGTTCGCACCGTTGCGCTCCTCGACAAGGCACCTCGCCGCATCGTCGATGTCCCGATCGACTACCGCGGTTTCGAAGTCGGAGACGAGTACCTCCTGGGGTATGGACTCGACTGGAACGGGCTGTTCCGAAACCTGCGCTCGGTGTGGGCGGTGATGGACATGCCGAGATTCCTTGAGAATCCTCAAGCGTTTGTCGACACCGCGTACCAGACGGAACGAGCATCGCTCGACGGGTGA
- a CDS encoding bifunctional nuclease family protein: MADHVPLDLVGVRIELPTNTPILLLREHDGTRYLPIWIGTPEATAIALANEGVTTERPLTHDLAATLIQELGATLTEVVVTELRGGTFYADLKLTVGGDIHTISSRPSDAVAIAVRLDVPLFADRDVLDEAGVEIRDQSDEEEIEKFKEFLEQVGPEDFGPTSPQ, from the coding sequence ATGGCCGACCATGTACCGCTCGATCTCGTCGGAGTTCGGATCGAACTCCCGACCAACACGCCGATCCTGCTGCTGCGCGAGCACGATGGCACCCGATACCTTCCCATCTGGATCGGGACACCGGAGGCGACCGCGATCGCCCTCGCAAACGAAGGCGTCACGACCGAACGCCCGCTCACCCACGACCTGGCAGCCACGCTCATCCAGGAACTCGGAGCCACACTCACCGAGGTGGTCGTCACCGAACTGCGCGGTGGGACCTTCTACGCGGACCTGAAGCTCACCGTCGGAGGAGACATCCATACCATCTCGTCGCGACCGTCCGATGCCGTTGCGATCGCCGTGAGGCTCGATGTGCCACTGTTTGCCGACCGGGATGTTCTCGATGAGGCTGGGGTTGAGATCCGGGACCAGTCGGATGAAGAGGAAATCGAGAAGTTCAAGGAGTTCCTCGAACAGGTCGGGCCGGAGGACTTCGGTCCCACCTCGCCCCAGTGA
- a CDS encoding TrkA family potassium uptake protein, whose amino-acid sequence MGLLLVIGVGGVGFVVIGHLAWGDAFYATMITISTLGSSEVGGPYDGWTRIWVVVVLVAGMGAALYTATAVVEYGFETVIGSDYRKRRKMTKEINRMENHVIVCGFGRVGSTAWKALDRDGIESVVIERDPEIAERAMALGASVVEGDATKDGVLLEAHAESAAAVIAAVASPSDNLVITLSVKSLHPDIAVAARAVDEETEKKLTLAGATAVVTPELVGGERMAALATEPALVGFLDAVASNSTMDFRIKRFTIAPDSPLVGRSLADLNLRADTGAMIIGVATGHTNVRINPDPRAPFEVGEVLYGLGSMSDLDKLSSIIDPSAR is encoded by the coding sequence TTGGGTCTGCTCCTCGTGATCGGCGTCGGCGGCGTCGGGTTCGTGGTGATCGGTCATCTTGCGTGGGGTGATGCCTTCTACGCGACGATGATCACGATCTCAACACTCGGGTCATCCGAAGTCGGGGGCCCCTACGATGGGTGGACGCGAATCTGGGTCGTCGTCGTACTCGTCGCGGGCATGGGAGCGGCGTTGTACACCGCGACCGCCGTCGTCGAGTACGGTTTCGAAACCGTGATCGGATCCGACTATCGGAAACGCCGGAAGATGACCAAGGAGATCAACCGGATGGAGAACCATGTCATCGTCTGCGGCTTCGGCAGAGTCGGATCGACGGCGTGGAAGGCCCTCGATCGTGACGGTATCGAGTCGGTTGTCATCGAACGCGACCCGGAGATTGCCGAGCGAGCCATGGCGTTGGGCGCCAGCGTCGTGGAAGGAGACGCCACCAAGGACGGCGTGCTGCTCGAAGCTCACGCCGAATCGGCAGCAGCCGTGATCGCCGCGGTTGCCTCACCAAGCGACAACCTCGTCATCACCTTGTCGGTCAAGTCGCTACATCCCGACATCGCGGTCGCGGCACGGGCCGTGGATGAGGAGACGGAAAAGAAGCTGACGCTTGCCGGAGCGACCGCCGTGGTCACCCCCGAGCTCGTCGGCGGCGAACGAATGGCAGCGCTCGCGACCGAACCGGCGCTGGTGGGATTCCTCGACGCGGTTGCGTCGAATTCAACGATGGACTTTCGGATCAAGCGATTCACCATCGCGCCCGATTCACCGCTCGTCGGCAGGAGTCTCGCCGACCTGAACCTGCGGGCTGACACCGGCGCCATGATCATCGGTGTTGCGACCGGGCACACCAATGTGCGAATCAACCCCGACCCTCGGGCACCGTTCGAGGTCGGAGAAGTCCTGTATGGGCTCGGCTCGATGAGCGACCTCGACAAGCTCTCATCAATCATCGATCCTTCCGCACGATAG
- a CDS encoding MerR family transcriptional regulator gives MAHTDASLGFRSPQVCTVVGITYRQLDYWDRSGLLGPSVRSATGSGTQRLYSFEDIVTLRLIKRLSDAGTSLQKIRAAFEQLDTQMGETWRQSDITLLSDGSTIYAATSPEEVVDLFRKGQGVFGIAVGVVQHELAGEIYELFPDHAQVVAPSAISGAAGT, from the coding sequence ATGGCACACACGGACGCATCGCTCGGATTCCGTTCACCACAGGTCTGCACCGTGGTGGGCATCACCTACCGACAACTCGACTACTGGGACCGTTCCGGGCTTCTCGGCCCCTCGGTCCGTTCCGCCACCGGATCCGGAACCCAGCGTCTGTACTCGTTCGAGGACATCGTCACGCTTCGTCTCATCAAGCGCCTGAGCGACGCAGGCACGAGTCTTCAGAAGATCAGGGCCGCGTTCGAACAGCTCGACACACAGATGGGGGAGACCTGGCGCCAAAGCGACATCACGCTGCTGTCGGACGGATCGACGATCTACGCCGCGACGAGCCCGGAAGAAGTTGTCGACCTTTTCCGCAAGGGGCAGGGTGTCTTCGGCATCGCCGTTGGTGTCGTGCAGCACGAACTCGCAGGCGAGATCTACGAACTCTTCCCCGACCACGCACAAGTGGTTGCCCCATCGGCGATCTCGGGAGCGGCAGGAACCTGA
- the gcvT gene encoding glycine cleavage system aminomethyltransferase GcvT → MPASPLHDVHVDAGARFTDFGGWTMPVQYRGVLDEHHTVRTAAGVFDVSHLGRFEVSGPGAVRLLETQLCNDINKIGPGRAQYTMALNERGGIEDDIIVWWVDDERWWVMPNGTNFDEMLARFRHAVQDDVTFVDVRSDTVLLAVQGPSAPATIETVLGFTPRRFRVETGEYAGSRVVAAGTGYTGEPGAEICVAAGTAEALWTELIHKGVEPAGLGARDTLRLEMGFPLWGQDLTEDTTPVEAGLDWVVAWDHDFVGRTALEAMRDDPPSKLVAFTTEGRIIPRHGYRVTSTTGSGLVTSGNYSPTLGHGIGLAYVTPPPSANDQLTVTVRGSEVPATMVDLPFIDR, encoded by the coding sequence GTGCCCGCATCGCCACTGCACGATGTTCATGTGGATGCTGGCGCACGATTCACCGACTTCGGCGGTTGGACGATGCCGGTGCAGTACCGGGGGGTGCTCGACGAACACCACACCGTTCGCACCGCAGCGGGGGTCTTCGATGTGTCACACCTCGGCCGCTTCGAGGTCTCGGGCCCCGGAGCCGTCCGCCTCCTCGAAACGCAACTGTGCAACGACATCAACAAGATCGGGCCGGGACGAGCCCAGTACACGATGGCCCTCAACGAGCGCGGCGGGATCGAGGACGACATCATCGTGTGGTGGGTCGACGACGAACGATGGTGGGTGATGCCGAACGGGACGAACTTCGACGAGATGCTCGCCCGGTTCCGTCACGCAGTGCAAGACGATGTCACCTTTGTGGATGTGCGATCCGACACGGTACTGCTCGCCGTCCAGGGTCCAAGCGCCCCCGCGACCATCGAGACGGTGTTGGGGTTCACCCCTCGACGGTTCCGAGTCGAGACGGGTGAGTATGCCGGATCACGGGTCGTTGCGGCCGGCACCGGCTATACGGGGGAGCCGGGTGCCGAGATATGCGTTGCTGCTGGCACCGCTGAGGCACTGTGGACCGAGCTGATCCACAAGGGTGTTGAACCGGCAGGGCTTGGTGCCCGTGACACGCTCCGCCTCGAGATGGGCTTTCCGCTCTGGGGTCAGGATCTCACGGAGGACACCACTCCGGTGGAGGCGGGACTCGACTGGGTCGTGGCGTGGGACCATGACTTCGTCGGTCGGACAGCACTCGAAGCGATGCGCGACGATCCACCTTCGAAGCTTGTCGCCTTCACGACCGAGGGCCGGATCATTCCTCGGCACGGCTATCGGGTCACCTCGACGACCGGTTCGGGGCTTGTCACATCGGGGAACTACTCACCGACGCTCGGACACGGCATCGGCCTTGCCTATGTCACACCCCCGCCCTCTGCAAACGACCAACTGACGGTCACCGTTCGCGGCAGTGAGGTGCCGGCGACAATGGTGGACCTTCCCTTCATCGATCGATGA
- a CDS encoding alpha/beta hydrolase, protein MEPVEGTFTTDDGVVLRTVTITGPAFRYELLHVHGLGEHAGRWTERHIELARRGARVTAFDLRGHGKSGGRPLHADSFERFARDVSEVASATVAVSGRPWVLYGHSMGGLIATSYLIRNCVPRPNVAVLSAPALGDSTPAFKRGAAKVLGRFAPTLGTATPVKGEHLSRDPRVGEDYAADPLVQQRGTLGLGRAVFTEQESLAPHLGEITVPTLVIHGGDDILVPTAASEPLTESVSVERRVYPGLRHEVHFEPEGEQVVADVGDWIESKLF, encoded by the coding sequence ATGGAACCGGTTGAGGGTACCTTCACGACCGACGACGGGGTGGTCCTGCGGACCGTCACGATCACGGGCCCCGCCTTCCGGTACGAGCTCTTGCATGTCCATGGCCTCGGTGAGCACGCCGGACGCTGGACCGAGCGCCACATCGAACTGGCCCGCCGGGGTGCACGAGTCACCGCATTCGATCTTCGTGGCCACGGGAAGTCCGGTGGACGGCCCCTGCATGCGGACTCCTTTGAGCGTTTCGCGCGCGATGTCTCCGAGGTGGCATCCGCCACGGTCGCCGTGAGCGGCAGACCATGGGTGCTCTACGGTCATTCCATGGGTGGACTCATCGCCACCAGCTATCTGATCCGGAACTGTGTACCTCGGCCCAATGTCGCCGTCCTGAGCGCACCCGCACTCGGAGACAGCACGCCTGCGTTCAAGCGCGGGGCAGCCAAGGTGCTCGGCCGTTTCGCTCCCACTTTGGGTACCGCCACGCCGGTGAAGGGTGAGCACCTGTCTCGCGATCCGCGGGTGGGTGAGGACTATGCCGCGGATCCCCTTGTTCAGCAGCGCGGGACACTCGGTCTCGGACGGGCGGTGTTCACCGAACAGGAGAGCCTTGCACCCCATCTCGGTGAGATCACCGTTCCGACGCTCGTCATCCACGGCGGCGACGACATTCTCGTTCCAACGGCGGCAAGCGAGCCCCTCACCGAGTCGGTGAGTGTGGAGCGCAGGGTGTACCCGGGACTCCGCCATGAGGTGCATTTCGAGCCGGAAGGTGAACAGGTCGTGGCCGATGTCGGTGACTGGATCGAATCGAAGCTCTTCTGA